One Salvia splendens isolate huo1 chromosome 22, SspV2, whole genome shotgun sequence DNA segment encodes these proteins:
- the LOC121786007 gene encoding CASP-like protein 2A1 produces the protein MSIYFFITKPYLSPLIKVAFPLLSLSSQLTTYNYLLALSSIHHIFSQSMGKTDVDVASAAAEDDGGSPTMRTAETLLRVLPMALCLAALVIMLKDTQTNEYGTLSYSDLGAFRYLVHASGVCAGYSLLSAVFTAVPRPSTLSRAWAFFLLDQLLTYIILAAGAVSMEVVYLAYKGDASVTWSESCGSYGGFCRKATASIALTFIVTLCYAGLSLLSSYRLFSKYDAPVAYSTAKGIEAATFND, from the exons ATGAGCATTTACTTCTTCATCACCAAACCATACCTAAGTCCATTAATAAAAGTAGCCTTTCCTCTTCTCTCACTCTCTTCACAACTCACAACTTATAATTACTTACTTGCTTTGTCTTCAATTCACCACATATTTTCGCAATCCATGGGGAAAACTGATGTAGATGTAGCCTCTGCGGCGGCGGAGGACGACGGTGGTAGCCCCACCATGCGCACGGCGGAGACGCTGCTGCGAGTCCTTCCCATGGCCCTCTGTCTCGCGGCCCTCGTCATCATGCTCAAGGACACTCAGACCAACGAATATGGCACCTTGTCCTATTCTGATCTTGGGGCTTTCAG GTATTTAGTGCATGCAAGTGGCGTCTGCGCCGGCTATTCGCTTCTGTCGGCGGTTTTCACGGCGGTGCCGCGGCCGTCTACCTTGTCCCGGGCTTGGGCCTTCTTTCTCCTTGACCAG TTGCTGACCTACATAATACTAGCGGCCGGAGCTGTATCGATGGAGGTGGTGTATCTAGCGTACAAGGGCGACGCGTCGGTGACATGGAGTGAGAGCTGCGGCTCATACGGTGGCTTCTGCAGGAAGGCGACAGCATCGATCGCGCTCACGTTCATCGTGACTCTTTGCTACGCAGGGCTCTCCCTCCTCTCATCTTACAGGCTCTTCAGCAAGTATGATGCACCAGTTGCCTACTCTACCGCCAAAGGGATTGAGGCTGCCACCTTCAACGACTGA